The genome window CAATGGCTTACAAGAGAAACCCAATGAGAAGTGAGAGAATAGCATCCTTATCTAAGTATATAATCTCTGAATCTATAAGCCCTGCAATGGTACAGGCTACTCAATGGTTAGAGAGAACATTAGATGATTCAGCTAATAAAAGATTGGCAATACCTCAAGCTTTTATGGCAGCGGACGCTATACTTGAAATAGGGATAAATGTAACTGATGGTTTAGTAGTATATGAAAATATGATAAATAAGCGTGTAAATGAAGAGCTTCCTTTTATGGCTACAGAAACAATACTTATGGAAGCTGTAAAAAGAGGTGGAGATAGACAGGAATTACATGAAATAATAAGAGAATATTCTATGAAAGCTGCTTATAGAGTAAAACATGAAGGTAAGGATAATAACTTAATTGAGCTTATAATGAATGATGATTCATTTAAAATGAGCAAAGAAGAAATATTATCTATAATGGACCCAAAAAACTTTATAGGTAGAGCTCCAGAACAAGTGGTAGAGTTTGTAAATGAAGTTGTAGAACCTGCTATAAAAGATTATAAAGAAGATTTAGGAAAAGTGGATGTAGATTTAAGGGTATAGAACTTTACAGATAAAATATAATTAAAAACGGCTATCTTATTTATAAATAAGATAGCCGTTTTAATGGGCTAGCGTCTGCTCTTCACCGCTGTGAAGAGTTCTTCTTTACTTACTATACCATGAATTCAATAAAATAGCTATATAAATAGTATTTAATAGGTACAATATAAGTAAAAATTAAAAAATGATAAGATTACTAATTAAATTTAAACATTCAGCAAAAACTATTGTACTTGCAATATTTTTAATGTAAACTGAAATAAAGTTATTTAGATAATTTAATAAATTTAAAAACAACCGAGGTGATTGTATGAACTATGTAGTAAAAGATACCATAAGTTTTTTAGTAAAAACATTTCCTAAGATTTATTCTAGCCTGTACTTAGAAGACCTAAAAAAATTTGCACCAGACTATAATGTAAATAAAACACAATTAAGAGCATTAGTTTTCATAAAAAATTATGGAGTAATAAGTATGACTGATTTATGCTCTAAGTTAAATATAGAAAAAGGCAGTTTAACTAGTATGGTTGATGATTTAACTGATAAGAAGTATGTAATAAGAAAAAGAGATTTAGTTGATAGAAGAAAATATCTAATTGATATTACTGAAGAGGGAGATAAGATAGCAACTGATTTTATGGATAAGTTGAGTGATGGTCTAGGAGAAAAGCTTTCTAAATTGACTGAAGAAGACAGAAGAAAATATCTAGAGGCAATAAATACTCTTCAATATATATTGAACAAAGAAGAATTTAGATAGAAAAAATACAAGAATTTTTACATTCAATAGTATTAAGATTAACTCTTTGTTACGCATTTAGCTATATAATTATAAATCTAAATACAATCTAAAAAGTACATCTTAAATTTTCTAGATGTACTTTTTTTATTTCTTATACTATTCTGTATTTGTTAATATTTATCCATGTCTATTTACGTAATTTATATTTTTTATATTCAATAATTTTATTTTCTAATCTCCATTTAAATTTTCTCCCTTTAAATTTCTATATTGTACAGCAGTATTATGTCTATATTTGAAAAAATTTACAGTTTTGAAAAAGTTACTATTTATGTAAAAATATTTTAAAGCAAATTATAAAGTTTCAAAAACAAAATAAAAATATATAATTATGACATAGAAAACGTTTTAAAAATTTAAAAATGGAGGGATAGAAATGAAACAAAAAATGAAAGGGTTCTTTTTGCAGTTAGGAAAATCATTTTTATTACCAATAGCATTAATATCTGCAGCAGGTATATTTTTAGGTATAAGTTCAGCATTTTCAAATCCTAATATAGTTAAGGATATACCTTTTTTAGCAAATAATTTTGTTCAAGGAATATTAGGTTTTACAAAAGCTATAACAGGAGTACTTTTTGGAAATTTAGCAATATTCTTTGCTATATCAATATCTGTTGGTCTTGCTAAAGAAGAAAAAGCAGTTTCTGCATTCTGTGGTTTTGTTGGTTATTTAGTATTACACACTAGTGTAAATTATATGTTAGGATGTAGAGGTATTCTTGCAGAACCTGACATGATGAGAGAAATGGGTCAAGCTGTAACCTTAGGTATACAAACACTAGAATTAGGGGTATTTGGTGGAATTGTAGTTGGTATAATAACAGCATCATTACATAATAAATACTATAATATAAAGTTACCAGACTATTTAGGTTTCTTTGGTGGAACTAGGTTCGTTCCAATAATAACAACGGTAGTATTCTCTATTTTGGGGGTAATAATACCATATGTATGGCCATATGTAAATACAATTATTCAAAGTATAGGTATTGGTATAGCTAGTTTGGGATATTTAGGAACATTTGTATTTGGATTTCTTGAAAGACTTTTAATACCATTTGGATTACATCATATATTAAATGCCATGTTTAGATTTACTGAGGTAGGAGGTTCTTTAGTTGTAGGGGGTCAAGAAGTATTTGGAGCATTGAATATATTCTTAGCTCAACTAAGTGACCCTGAAACAATCAGCTTTTCAACAGAAGCAACTAGATTTTTAGCTCAGGGGAAAATACCTATAATGGTTTTTGGTCTTCCTGCAGCAGCATATGCTATGTATAAAACTGCAAAACCTGAAAATAGGTCAAAGGTTAAAGGAATATTGCTAGCTGGTGCTTTAGCAACATTTGTAACAGGAATTACAGAACCATTGGAATTCTCATTCTTATTTATATCACCAATATTATTTGTTATACATGCATTTTTATCCGGTGTATCATTTATGATAATGCATATGTTTGGAGTAGCAATAGGAAATACTCAAGGTGGTATAATAGATTTGGTAGTATTTGGAATTATGCAACCTAATACAAAGTGGATTTATTCTATAATGCTTGGTTTAGTGTATACACTAGTTTATTATAATGTATTTAAAATTTTAATACTTAAATTTAACTTACAGACTCCAGGACGTGAAGAAATAGCAGATATAAATTCTGATTTAGAGCCTTTATCAAATAACATAGAAATGGCTCAAAACGGAGAAACCACTAAGAGAGCATTAGCTATAATTAAATATTTAGGAGGTAAGGACAATATAGAAGATATAACAAACTGTATAACTCGTTTAAGAGTAGTAGTTAAAGATATGAGTAAAGTAGATGAAAGTGCTTTTAAAAAATATACAGGTGCAATGGGGGTTATAAAAGTATCTGACAAAGATATCCAAATAATTTATGGACCATCTGTATCTCAAGTAAGAGATGAAGTTTCTTTTGCAATGTCTGTTTAAAGTAAAGATTAAAAAGGCAATACCAATTTATAATTTGTATTGCCTTTTTTGTAGTATAATAAACATAAGATAAATGCTGTATAGCGTATATTTATATAATGAAATATGACTGAGTTATTTAACTACAAATCACTATTATGGAGGTATAAATGAACTTAATAGACAAATTAGATATAAATCAAAAAAAATTATCTACAAATGAAATATCTCTCTTAAACTATTTCCTAAAAAATTCTGAAAAAATAAATCAAAAAAAGATTAAAGATATAGCAAACGAAACTTTTAATTCAACTGCATATATAGTAAGGTTCTGCCAGAAGCTCGGTTTCTCTGGATATAGTGAATTTAAAAACTTTTTAGTTTTTTCATATTCAAATAAAAATGAAAGAAATAAGGAGTTTGCTAAAAGTCAAAGCGATATTTTTACTGATATTATGGATACACAGAATTTAATAAATGAAGAGAATATAGATATGTGCTTATGTGAAATACATAATTCTAAGCATATATATTTTTTTGGTGTTGGCTCATCTAGATTAGTATGTACTGAAATGTCCCAACGATTTTCAGCTATAGGTGTAAATGTAAAATACTATGATGATTCAACTCTTATGTATTTGGCTGCATCAAATATTAATAAAGATGACCTTGTAATTGCTATATCTATGTCAGGAGAGACTGCTCAGGTTATTAAGGCATGTAATATAGCAAAAACAAATCAAGTTAAAATAATTTCTTTGACAAATATAAGTGTCAACTCATTATCAAATATAGCTGATATAAAATTATTTGTATCTTCTCCACAATATAATTTTAATAGTGTTAACTATACATCTAGAGTGCCAGCACTTTCTCTTATGGAATATATGTTTCATAAATACATTGAAAAATACAATAGATGAAAAAAGTTACAATTTTGAAAAAAATACTAAAATTGAACTATTTTTAACTATTACCTAAAAGTATTCATGTAGAAAACTTTATATATTATAATCATCTTACAAAGTTAGTTAATAAAAAACAGGGGTGATTAATATGACAATGAAAAAAAGATATAATATAGCGATAGTTGGAGGAGGTAGCACTTGGACTCCAGGACTTTTAAAGTCTTTATGTAAAATGAGTGATAGATTTCCTCTAGATAAGGTAACGATGTTAGATGTAGTAGAAGAGCGTCAAAGGTTAATAGGTGAATTTGGAAAGATATTATTTAAAGAAGAATATCCTAAAGCGATACTTGAATATACTACAAATCCAGATGAAGCATTTGTAGATGTAGATTTCGTATTTGTTCAAATGAGAACGGGTGGTCTTAAGATGAGAGAATTAGACGAACAAATTCCTCTACAATTTGGACTAGTTGGTCAAGAAACTTGTGGAGCTGGTGGATTTGCCTATGGATTAAGGTCTATAGGTGATATGATAGAAATGGTTAAAACTGTAAGGAAATACTCTCCTAAAGCATGGATTTTAAATTACACAAATCCTGCTGCTATTGTTGCAGAAGCATTGAAAAGGGTATTTCCAGATGATAAAAAATTACTTAATATGTGTGACCAACCAGTTAACTTATTAAGGTCTTATGGAAGATTACTAGATATGGACTCAAGAACATTTGAGCCTGTATACTTTGGATTAAATCACTTTGGATGGTTTACACATTTGTATGATAAAAATGGTGAAGATTTAGTACCTAAGATAAAAGCTTTAGTAGCAAATTCTGGCTTCCAACCTGTTGATGCAGAACAAAGAGATAAATCTTGGCTAGATACTTATGGAATGGTTAAAGATATGTTAGAAGATGTACCAGATTACTTGCCCAATACATATGTACAGTATTATCTATATCCTGATAAAAAGGTAGCTAAATCAGATATAAATTGTACTAGAGCAAGAGAAGTCATGAATGGAAGAGAAAAGCGTGTATTTGAAGAATGTAAATCTGTCATAGAAAAAGGAACATCTATAGGTTCTAATTTAGTGCATAATGATGCTCATGGAGAATTCATAGTTGAAGTTGCAGAAGCAATAGCTCATAACAAACACCAAATAGCTATAGTTATAACAGAAAACAATGGAGCTATCAATAATTTACCTGATGATGCAATGGTAGAAGTAGCTGCAATTCTTACCAAAAATGGACCTAGACCTTTACATGTAGGCAATATACCAACATTCTACAAGGGAATGTTAGAAGGTCAATTAGCTTATGAAAAGTTAGCAGTTGATGCGTACTTTGAACAATCTTATGAGAAAGCTCTTTTATCTTTAACATTAAATAGAACTATAATCTCTCCAACTAAGGCAAGACAAGTTTTAGATGCCTTAATTAAAGTAAATAAAGATTACTGGCCAACACTATATAAAGAAAATGAAAAAGAGTCAAGTCTAAGTTTTAATTAATGCGTTAATTAATATATTAATTAAGAAGTATCCCCTTTTCAAATAATATCTGAAAAGGGGATATTTTATATCATTAAATTTATATAAATTAATTTTAAAAAATTATTTGTGTAAAGCTACATATTGTTCTAAACCTTCTTTTAATAATGTAGCAGCTCTATGAAGGTCTTTTTCATTTAGGATGTAAGCCAATCTTATTTCATCACGTCCTAAACCTGGAGTAGCATAGAATCCTTCAGCAGGGCAAACCATAACTGTTTCATTGTCTTTGTTGAATTCTTTTAGCATCCAGATTGTGAAATCTTCTGCATTTTCAACTGGTAATTTAGCAACTATATAGAAAGCACCAGTTGGTTTTTTACATATAACACCTTCAACTTTCATTAATTCATTGTACAATACATCTCTTCTTTTTTTGTATTCTTCATTAACTTCTTTGAAGTAAGAAACAGGAGTTTTATATAATTCAACAGCTCCTATTTGCTCTAATGTAGGAACACAAAGTCTTCCTTGACATAATTTAAGTATTTGAGCGATAAGACCTTTATTTTTACAAGCGATAGAACCAATTCTAGCACCACAAGCACTGTATCTCTTAGAAACACTATCTATTATTATAACTCTATCTTGTACACCTTCTAAGTTACCACAGCTTGTGTACTCAAGCCCATCATAAACAAACTCCCTATAAACCTCATCTGCTATTATCCATAAATCTTTTTCTTTAGCTATTTCAGCTAGGATATTAAGTTCTTCTTTTGTATAAATTGCACCAGTTGGATTTCCTGGGTTAGAAAGAATTATAGCCTTAGTTTTATCATCTACTTTAGACAAGATTTCCTCTTTAGATGGAAGGTGGAAACCGTTTTCTGCTTTTGTTGTAACAGCATTAACTTCTACATTTACAGATTGACCAAACCCATTGTAGTTAGTATAGAATGGTTCTGGAACTAATAGATTGTCTCCTGGGTCACAAACTGCCATCATAGTGAAAAGTAAAGCTTCACTACCACCATTAGTTACTAATAATTCATCTTTTTCAAAATTCATATCGTAAGTTTTGTAGTAATTTTGAAGTGCTTCTAATAATTCTGGAATACCTTCTGATGTAGCATATTCTAAGACTTCGCTATCAAAGTTTTTAACAGCATCAAAAAAACCTTTAGGAGTTTTTATATCTGGTTGTCCTATGTTTAAGTGATATACTTTGATTCCTTTATCTTTTGCTGCCTGTGCAAATGGAACAAGTTTTCTGATTGGAGAGGCTTGCATTGCACGAACTCTGTTTGAATAATTCATTTTAATACCCCCTATTTAATTTAAATACGCATATTGTATTATGCAAATTGTATGTTTGAATACAAGACATCTTTACAAGATAATAATAACATACTTATGGGTAAAAATCATCAAAAAAAATTAATATAGTTTTAAAATAAACTTTTAACAAATTATAGTAAAATACCCGTATTTATGCCAATAAACTATGAATTCATAAATTAATTTATGGTAAGATAATATTCTGATACATGATAGTAATTTTCTAGTTATAATCTTTCAACTCTAGACAAAAATAGATAATAATAAATATGCAAAATTATAAAAAATATTATAAATTTATTTAACAGATACGATAAATATCATATAATTATATTAAAGGCTATTAACTAAGAGGTGTTAATTATGAAAGAATTAAGAATAGATCCAATTACCAATGATGTTGTTATATTTGCTACTGATAGGTTAAAAAGACCTTTAGATACAGCAGATATACCAAATGAAGATGAAGAAACTAATGAATATGATGAAGAATGTCCATTTTGCAAAGGAAATGAAACTTATGCAACTGATACATTATTTGAAATAGAAGGTGAAGAAGGATGGCTTGTAAAATCTATCTACAATAAATTTCCTATAATTGATGATATGGCAAGAGATGTATATGGTGTTCATGAAGTAATGATAGAGAGTGATAAACATAATCGTAGTTTTTATAACATGAGTCAAAAAGAATTTGAAGATGTTTTTTTTATGTATAGAAATAGATTTAGAGATTTGTCGAAAGATGATAAAATAGAGTATGTTAGTATTTTCAAAAACTTCTTGAGAAAGGCAGGGGCATCTTTGATGCATCCACATGCTCAAATATTGTCTATGTCTTTTATTCCCCCTGAAATTACAAATGAGTTGCTAGTTTCAAAAGAGTATTATGATAGCAATAAAAGTTCTTTATATGATGATTTAATAGAAAATGAAATAAATTTAAATAGAAGAGTTATTTATAATGGAGAAGCTTTTTTGGTACTTATACCATATGCAACTAAGTATAGTGGAGAAGTAAGAATAATACTTAAAGATAAGATAAAGTTTGGCGAGTTAAATGACGATAATATAAAGGAACTTTCTACAATATTTGAAAGGTTGTTTAAGAAACTATATAATATCAATGGATATATGCCATTTAACTTATGTATTCACACTCATCCAACAAAGATTGAAACAAAATCGTATTTTAATGTTCATATGCACATAATTCCAAGAAAATATAATTTTGGAGGATTTGAACTTGGAACGAACATGTATGTTTCTTCAATGAGCCCTGAAGAGTTAACAAAAAAATTAAAAATTGATTAAAACATGTATTTTTAGGTATTAAGTAAATAGTAATTTTTAGATAAAATTATAGTATGGTACTATTAAAATAAAATCAAATGAAGAATAACAATAAATTTACTGTTTAGGTGAGGAGTATAGTATGAGATTTATATCATGGAATGTCAATGGAATAAGAGCTTGTGTTGGGAAAGGATTTTTGGACTTTTTCAAAGAAATTGATGCAGATGTATTCTGCTTACAAGAAACTAAATTACAAGAAGGGCAAATAGAGTTAGATTTGCCAGGTTATTTTCAATATTGGAATTATGCTGAGAGAAAGGGTTATTCAGGTACTGCTATATTTACAAAAAAAGAACCTTTAAAAGTAATGTATGGAATAAATATAGAAGAACATGATAAAGAAGGTAGAGTTATAACTTTAGAGTTTGAAGATTTTTATTTTGTTACAGTATATACACCAAATTCTCAAACTGAACTAAAAAGATTAGAATATAGAACTAGATGGGAAGACGACTTTATAGACTATTTAATTGAATTAGACAATCATAAGCCTGTGATTGTGTGTGGAGATATGAATGTTGCACATACAGAAATAGATTTAAAAAATCCTAAAAATAATATGAAAAATGCAGGTTTTACTAAAGAAGAAAGAGAGAAGTTCTCTAAATTATTAGATAGTGGGTTTATAGACACATATAGATATTTTAATCCCGATAAAGAAGGAGTCTATAGTTGGTGGTCATATAGATTTAATGCAAGAAAAAATAATGCAGGGTGGAGAATAGATTATTTTTGTGCATCTAAAAAGCTAGAAGATAGATTGATAAGTGCAGATATACACACTGAAGTATTGGGTTCAGACCATTGTCCAGTTGAACTGGAGATAAAATAAAGATTAATCAGGATAAAAATTGGGCTGTAGATATAAATTTAAAGCTAAATATTTTTTAATCTACATGCCTATTTTTAACCTAAATCAACCTTATTTATTTTTTATTTGCTTAGCATTTTCTAATGTAAATTGATTCGTTTTTCCCATGTTATAAGCTAAGTTAACGATTTTTTTTTCGTCTTTAGTCAATTCACGATTTAAAATTTTCCTAAACTCGTCAAATAACTTATCATAGTCAACTCTTTTTTTATTAGAATATCTTATAGTTTTAGGTTTGATGCTCGTATAAAGATATATATCTGGCACTATACTCGGATTGTATATCTTAATAAAAACTTTAGCAGTATAATATGCATCATTTAAGGCATTGTGATAAGACATTTTTTCATCAAGTTCCAATATAGAAATAGCATTTTGTAATCCAATACTTTTTCCTGCTGGATTATTGAAGTATTTAGATGCATGTTGTTGTATATTAATATAAGACTTAGGTAATGAATTTGATGGTAGTTTATGGTAATTGATATTCCTGTATAATTCCTTTAAATCTCCTGCTCCCCAGACACATAAGATAGGGTCTTGGGATGATATAAATTTTATGAAATTGTTGTAAACTTCTGGGAAGATAGGTGAATTATTAAAATCAGAATCTTTAATATTAGTCATACGACTAATAAAGGGATGTATTTCTTTATAAATTGTAGGTTTCACATAACTATTAAACGTATCTATTATATTAAATTTAGAATCCAATTTAATTGCTCCTATTTGTATAATTTCAAAAGGACACTTTTCATTGGATGCAGTCTTATTGAGTTTTTTATCAAATCCTTGATTAAATTCCAAATCGAAAATTATGTATTCCATAAAGTTTATCTCCTAAATTTTTTTATTATTGCTGTTATTTATAGATTATATTATAAACAAAATAAAATTTTCAAATAAAAATACTTTTATTTTAGTATACCCCATATTTATAAAAATGTTAAACTATTGTATGTATAATATTTTTTCCAATAAAAAATATTGCGAACTTTTTGTACTTGATATATAATAATATAAATAAAAACACGAATAAAACACGAATGATTTGCAAGGAAAATTCATAAATGTAAGGGAAAATGAATTTTATCTTGTATTTAACAAAATAAATTTTACATAAAAATTATGGGAGAGTGAAAAAATGGATAGTCTATTATACGTAATAGAGAAAGATAAACATACTAATGAAGAAATAAGAGAAATCCTAAAAAGTAATAAAAATATAAGATTTGTTTCCTTAATGGGAGTTGACTTAGGAGGAAATGCAACAGATGAAAAGATTCCTGTAGAATTATTTTTAGAAGATATAGATAAGTTTTTGGAATCAGCTATACAGACTGATGGTTCTAGTGTTGAGCTTTACAATATAGCTACATTGAATAATGCAAAAGTAGACTTAATGCCAGATAAAAGTTGTCATTGGTATGTAGATTATAATATGGAATATATAGATGAAGAAGTAGGTTTGCCTGTTGGAACATTAAAGATACCTGCATTTTTGATACATGATAATAAAAAAGTATGTTCTAGAGGAGTACTTCAAAAAGCAGATAAGTATTTTAAAAAATCAATGTACGAAATATTTAGAGAATATCCACATGTAATAAATAACATAGGAATAAATTCAGTAGATGATATAGAAGAAATAATGTTAACAGCAGCTACAGAGCTTGAGTTCTGGGTTAATACTCCTGAGGATAAAGCTGACTTGGAAAAATTATATGTATCACAAAGTTTAAAAGAACAATACTGGAAAAGAACTCATGGTATTATAAGAACTTGCTTAGAGCAAAGTTTAATTATACTTCAAAAACTAGGTGTAAACCCTGAGATGGCTCACAAAGAGGTTGGAGGGATACAAAGTTCTATTAGTATAGATGGAAAGACAAACCATGCTATGGAGCAATTAGAGGTTTCTTGGAAGTTTTCTACACCATTACAAGCAGCAGATAATGAATTATTAGTAAGAGATGTTATAGAAGATGTATTTACATCACATGGACTAGAAGTTACATTTAAAGCAAAACCAATTCATGGAGTTGCAGGAAGTGGTGGACATACACATGTAGGAGTAAGTGCAAAGCTAAAGGATGGAAGTATAAAAAACCTATTTGCTCCAAAAGATTTAAAAGAAGACTATCTAAGTGAATTGGGATATGGAGCTCTTATGGGACTTCTTTACAATTATGAAGTATTAAATCCAATTGTAACGGCTTCCAATGATGGATTTAATAGACTAGTTCCTGGATTTGAAGCACCTGTATGTATAGTTACATCTCTGGGGCATAGTTATGAGATTCCATCAAGAAATAGGTCAGTACTCGTTGGTTTAATAAGAGATATGAAAAATCCAAAGACTATAAGATTCGAGTTAAGGTCACCAAGCCCTTTATCTAATACGTATTTAGTAATAGCAGGGTGTTATCAAACGATGTT of Clostridioides sp. ES-S-0054-01 contains these proteins:
- a CDS encoding MarR family transcriptional regulator yields the protein MNYVVKDTISFLVKTFPKIYSSLYLEDLKKFAPDYNVNKTQLRALVFIKNYGVISMTDLCSKLNIEKGSLTSMVDDLTDKKYVIRKRDLVDRRKYLIDITEEGDKIATDFMDKLSDGLGEKLSKLTEEDRRKYLEAINTLQYILNKEEFR
- a CDS encoding PTS transporter subunit EIIC produces the protein MKQKMKGFFLQLGKSFLLPIALISAAGIFLGISSAFSNPNIVKDIPFLANNFVQGILGFTKAITGVLFGNLAIFFAISISVGLAKEEKAVSAFCGFVGYLVLHTSVNYMLGCRGILAEPDMMREMGQAVTLGIQTLELGVFGGIVVGIITASLHNKYYNIKLPDYLGFFGGTRFVPIITTVVFSILGVIIPYVWPYVNTIIQSIGIGIASLGYLGTFVFGFLERLLIPFGLHHILNAMFRFTEVGGSLVVGGQEVFGALNIFLAQLSDPETISFSTEATRFLAQGKIPIMVFGLPAAAYAMYKTAKPENRSKVKGILLAGALATFVTGITEPLEFSFLFISPILFVIHAFLSGVSFMIMHMFGVAIGNTQGGIIDLVVFGIMQPNTKWIYSIMLGLVYTLVYYNVFKILILKFNLQTPGREEIADINSDLEPLSNNIEMAQNGETTKRALAIIKYLGGKDNIEDITNCITRLRVVVKDMSKVDESAFKKYTGAMGVIKVSDKDIQIIYGPSVSQVRDEVSFAMSV
- a CDS encoding MurR/RpiR family transcriptional regulator, with product MNLIDKLDINQKKLSTNEISLLNYFLKNSEKINQKKIKDIANETFNSTAYIVRFCQKLGFSGYSEFKNFLVFSYSNKNERNKEFAKSQSDIFTDIMDTQNLINEENIDMCLCEIHNSKHIYFFGVGSSRLVCTEMSQRFSAIGVNVKYYDDSTLMYLAASNINKDDLVIAISMSGETAQVIKACNIAKTNQVKIISLTNISVNSLSNIADIKLFVSSPQYNFNSVNYTSRVPALSLMEYMFHKYIEKYNR
- a CDS encoding 6-phospho-alpha-glucosidase, translated to MKKRYNIAIVGGGSTWTPGLLKSLCKMSDRFPLDKVTMLDVVEERQRLIGEFGKILFKEEYPKAILEYTTNPDEAFVDVDFVFVQMRTGGLKMRELDEQIPLQFGLVGQETCGAGGFAYGLRSIGDMIEMVKTVRKYSPKAWILNYTNPAAIVAEALKRVFPDDKKLLNMCDQPVNLLRSYGRLLDMDSRTFEPVYFGLNHFGWFTHLYDKNGEDLVPKIKALVANSGFQPVDAEQRDKSWLDTYGMVKDMLEDVPDYLPNTYVQYYLYPDKKVAKSDINCTRAREVMNGREKRVFEECKSVIEKGTSIGSNLVHNDAHGEFIVEVAEAIAHNKHQIAIVITENNGAINNLPDDAMVEVAAILTKNGPRPLHVGNIPTFYKGMLEGQLAYEKLAVDAYFEQSYEKALLSLTLNRTIISPTKARQVLDALIKVNKDYWPTLYKENEKESSLSFN
- a CDS encoding pyridoxal phosphate-dependent aminotransferase gives rise to the protein MNYSNRVRAMQASPIRKLVPFAQAAKDKGIKVYHLNIGQPDIKTPKGFFDAVKNFDSEVLEYATSEGIPELLEALQNYYKTYDMNFEKDELLVTNGGSEALLFTMMAVCDPGDNLLVPEPFYTNYNGFGQSVNVEVNAVTTKAENGFHLPSKEEILSKVDDKTKAIILSNPGNPTGAIYTKEELNILAEIAKEKDLWIIADEVYREFVYDGLEYTSCGNLEGVQDRVIIIDSVSKRYSACGARIGSIACKNKGLIAQILKLCQGRLCVPTLEQIGAVELYKTPVSYFKEVNEEYKKRRDVLYNELMKVEGVICKKPTGAFYIVAKLPVENAEDFTIWMLKEFNKDNETVMVCPAEGFYATPGLGRDEIRLAYILNEKDLHRAATLLKEGLEQYVALHK
- the galT gene encoding galactose-1-phosphate uridylyltransferase, which encodes MKELRIDPITNDVVIFATDRLKRPLDTADIPNEDEETNEYDEECPFCKGNETYATDTLFEIEGEEGWLVKSIYNKFPIIDDMARDVYGVHEVMIESDKHNRSFYNMSQKEFEDVFFMYRNRFRDLSKDDKIEYVSIFKNFLRKAGASLMHPHAQILSMSFIPPEITNELLVSKEYYDSNKSSLYDDLIENEINLNRRVIYNGEAFLVLIPYATKYSGEVRIILKDKIKFGELNDDNIKELSTIFERLFKKLYNINGYMPFNLCIHTHPTKIETKSYFNVHMHIIPRKYNFGGFELGTNMYVSSMSPEELTKKLKID
- the xth gene encoding exodeoxyribonuclease III; this encodes MRFISWNVNGIRACVGKGFLDFFKEIDADVFCLQETKLQEGQIELDLPGYFQYWNYAERKGYSGTAIFTKKEPLKVMYGINIEEHDKEGRVITLEFEDFYFVTVYTPNSQTELKRLEYRTRWEDDFIDYLIELDNHKPVIVCGDMNVAHTEIDLKNPKNNMKNAGFTKEEREKFSKLLDSGFIDTYRYFNPDKEGVYSWWSYRFNARKNNAGWRIDYFCASKKLEDRLISADIHTEVLGSDHCPVELEIK
- a CDS encoding exonuclease domain-containing protein, with the protein product MEYIIFDLEFNQGFDKKLNKTASNEKCPFEIIQIGAIKLDSKFNIIDTFNSYVKPTIYKEIHPFISRMTNIKDSDFNNSPIFPEVYNNFIKFISSQDPILCVWGAGDLKELYRNINYHKLPSNSLPKSYINIQQHASKYFNNPAGKSIGLQNAISILELDEKMSYHNALNDAYYTAKVFIKIYNPSIVPDIYLYTSIKPKTIRYSNKKRVDYDKLFDEFRKILNRELTKDEKKIVNLAYNMGKTNQFTLENAKQIKNK
- a CDS encoding glutamine synthetase, giving the protein MDSLLYVIEKDKHTNEEIREILKSNKNIRFVSLMGVDLGGNATDEKIPVELFLEDIDKFLESAIQTDGSSVELYNIATLNNAKVDLMPDKSCHWYVDYNMEYIDEEVGLPVGTLKIPAFLIHDNKKVCSRGVLQKADKYFKKSMYEIFREYPHVINNIGINSVDDIEEIMLTAATELEFWVNTPEDKADLEKLYVSQSLKEQYWKRTHGIIRTCLEQSLIILQKLGVNPEMAHKEVGGIQSSISIDGKTNHAMEQLEVSWKFSTPLQAADNELLVRDVIEDVFTSHGLEVTFKAKPIHGVAGSGGHTHVGVSAKLKDGSIKNLFAPKDLKEDYLSELGYGALMGLLYNYEVLNPIVTASNDGFNRLVPGFEAPVCIVTSLGHSYEIPSRNRSVLVGLIRDMKNPKTIRFELRSPSPLSNTYLVIAGCYQTMLDGIKAAAKSGLSTKELEKELSKNVGEESFYLEKDRAYRDENDVFEHYSLEERNARFGIPPATVYENMKNLEIYASKLKSLKQGDVFTDSIIESFKIGAIDKWQKKLKTRIIEDGIQKIRSIVKIHTKENMDALDEVVWNSISDLKFNIMKDTLTRESLFTRVKEAVENKDYQTASDLQIELKRSMEEIQQLYMQYKKNIY